A genomic region of Alnus glutinosa chromosome 11, dhAlnGlut1.1, whole genome shotgun sequence contains the following coding sequences:
- the LOC133880981 gene encoding uncharacterized protein LOC133880981: MARGGRVAKANMLMLRQALRDERGFSKHAGSADAQKKSGNSIGGEKMSESSCWVPHPRSGAYFPKGHEWVMDGIPEHAASLKQTCWLRNVDGVDKAEPNSPQEDHCFHI; the protein is encoded by the exons ATGGCGAGAGGAGGGAGGGTTGCAAAAGCAAACATGTTAATGCTAAG GCAAGCCCTGCGAGATGAGCGTGGGTTCAGCAAGCACGCAGGATCAGCTGATGCGCAGAAAAAGTCAGGAAATTCAATCGGCGGCGAGAAGATGAGCGAGTCGTCGTGCTGGGTTCCTCATCCACGTAGCGGTGCATACTTTCCGAAGGGCCATGAGTGGGTGATGGACGGCATTCCGGAGCATGCAGCTTCTTTAAAGCAGACTTGCTGGCTAAGGAACGTTGATGGTGTGGACAAAGCGGAACCAAATTCTCCCCAAGAGGATCATTGCTTTCATATATAG
- the LOC133882624 gene encoding F-box protein SKIP22-like, whose translation MATMKLRIRSLESKQTLKIEIPTPSTLQQLKQTLSQSISSSSSSSSSIYLSLNRKDELHASSPEASLQSLGITSGDLIFFTLNPTGFSSSSQILAPNSNSVQQPPQTLPPNFSNLENPSEIPPESQTIEQIPLNQDTPVGYLSVQGPEIADSDMSDSRSFQEQDESVVVWNAENEGTLEFSGAETMGVDDGSVSMGKKFSERCFLRRVLSKELGDFGGDHALLVIAVHAVFLESGFVGFDSVSGMRVDRFHLADEWPSKAFTVSLWYTLPELLGHGYSTFGNVVENVVLKFKSLGHFVVIYGSLAKGGSGLYRVCLNENRFVPAITLANSDSVDSISEESGCPESEIFEFWKTVKDGLVLPLLIDLCEKTGLCPPPCFMRLPADLKLKILESLHGVDLARVECVCSELKYLSSTNGLWKRKFDDEFGRAAGAEGFVHWKARFASSWESKKKRKIEVSPQTLLRRWRLLFRNENLYGATLVGGNRDRVPLQQLRPPRFLISEHPGGSSGF comes from the coding sequence ATGGCAACCATGAAACTGAGAATAAGATCCCTCGAATCCAAACAGACCCTGAAAATCGAAATCCCCACTCCCTCTACTCTCCAACAACTCAAGCAAACCCTATCTCAATCAATCtcgtcttcctcttcctcttcttcttctatctaTCTCTCCCTCAATCGCAAGGACGAGCTCCACGCGTCCTCACCCGAAGCGTCCCTCCAGTCCCTCGGTATCACCTCTGGTGACCTTATCTTCTTCACCCTCAACCCCACTGGCTTCTCCTCCTCTTCTCAAATCCTAGCGCCCAATTCCAATTCCGTACAACAACCACCTCAAACCTTGCCTCCAAATTTCTCAAATCTAGAAAACCCATCTGAAATTCCTCCAGAATCTCAAACCATAGAACAAATTCCTTTAAATCAAGACACCCCAGTTGGATATTTGTCCGTACAAGGGCCTGAGATTGCAGACTCCGATATGAGCGATTCGAGGAGTTTTCAGGAACAGGACGAGTCTGTGGTTGTTTGGAATGCGGAAAACGAAGGAACCCTAGAATTTTCCGGTGCTGAAACGATGGGGGTGGATGATGGGTCGGTTTCAATGGGGAAGAAGTTTTCGGAGCGTTGTTTTCTGAGAAGGGTGCTGAGCAAGGAGCTAGGCGACTTTGGTGGTGACCACGCGCTGTTGGTGATCGCGGTTCACGCGGTTTTTTTGGAGTCCGGTTTTGTCGGATTCGATTCGGTCTCGGGCATGCGGGTCGACCGGTTTCACCTTGCGGACGAGTGGCCTTCGAAGGCTTTCACGGTGTCGCTCTGGTATACTCTGCCTGAGCTTCTAGGACATGGCTATAGTACTTTTGGTAATGTGGTTGAAAATGTTGTTTTGAAGTTTAAGAGTTTAGGGCACTTTGTCGTGATCTATGGGTCTTTGGCTAAGGGCGGGTCGGGGTTGTATCGAGTGTGTTTGAATGAGAATCGGTTTGTGCCGGCGATCACTTTAGCTAATAGTGACTCGGTTGATAGCATTAGCGAAGAAAGTGGGTGCCCGGAAAGTGAGATTTTTGAGTTTTGGAAGACGGTGAAGGATGGGCTCGTATTGccacttttgattgatctttgTGAAAAGACTGGTCTCTGCCCTCCACCGTGCTTTATGCGCCTTCCCGCGGATCTTAAACTTAAGATTTTGGAATCTCTTCACGGTGTCGATCTCGCGAGGGTGGAATGTGTGTGTTCCGAATTGAAGTATTTGTCTTCAACTAATGGGTTGTGGAAACGGAAATTTGATGATGAGTTTGGACGAGCGGCGGGAGCGGAGGGATTTGTTCATTGGAAGGCTAGGTTTGCTTCGTCTTGGGAGagcaagaagaagaggaagattgAAGTTAGCCCGCAGACACTGCTTCGTCGGTGGCGTCTTCTCTTCCGCAATGAGAATCTATATGGCGCTACTTTGGTGGGCGGAAATCGTGACCGAGTACCGCTTCAGCAGCTTCGACCGCCGCGTTTCCTCATTTCGGAACATCCAGGGGGTTCCAGCGGCTTCTAG
- the LOC133881235 gene encoding F-box protein SKIP22-like, protein MGVDDGSVPMVKKFSEHLHAVLLESGFIGFDSVSGMQVDRIHLAEEWPSNAFTVSLKYTLPELLGYGGHYNFGNVVESVVLKFQSLGRLVTIYGSLAKGGSGLYQVCLNENRFVPAISLANNSEEKNESEIFEFWKMVKDGLVLPLLIDLCERTGLGLPPCFMRLPAELKLKILESLHSVDLAKVGCVCSELRY, encoded by the exons ATGGGGGTGGATGATGGGTCGGTTCCAATGGTGAAGAAGTTTTCGGAGCATC TTCACGCGGTTCTTTTGGAGTCCGGTTTCATCGGATTCGATTCAGTCTCGGGCATGCAGGTTGACCGGATTCATCTTGCGGAAGAATGGCCTTCGAACGCTTTCACAGTGTCGCTCAAGTACACTCTACCTGAGCTTCTAGGATATGGGGGCCATTATAATTTCGGTAATGTGGTTGAAAGTGTTGTTTTGAAGTTTCAGAGTTTAGGGCGCTTGGTCACTATCTACGGGTCTTTGGCTAAGGGCGGGTCGGGGTTGTATCAGGTGTGTTTGAATGAGAATCGGTTTGTGCCGGCGATCAGTTTAGCTAATAatagtgaagaaaaaaatgaaagtgaGATTTTTGAGTTTTGGAAGATGGTGAAGGATGGGCTCGTATTGccacttttgattgatctttgTGAAAGGACTGGTCTCGGCCTTCCACCGTGCTTTATGCGCCTCCCGGCAGAGCTTAAACTTAAGATTTTGGAATCTCTTCACAGTGTCGATCTCGCAAAGGTGGGATGCGTGTGCTCCGAATTGAGGTATTAG
- the LOC133882625 gene encoding tubulin alpha chain, with translation MRECISIHIGQAGIQVGNACWELYCLEHGIQPDGQMPGDKTVGGGDDAFNTFFSETGAGKHVPRAVFVDLEPTVIDEVRTGTYRQLFHPEQLISGKEDAANNFARGHYTIGKEIVDLCLDRIRKLADNCTGLQGFLVFNAVGGGTGSGLGSLLLERLSVDYGKKSKLGFTVYPSPQVSTSVVEPYNSVLSTHSLLEHTDVAVLLDNEAIYDICRRSLDIERPTYTNLNRLVSQVISSLTASLRFDGALNVDVTEFQTNLVPYPRIHFMLSSYAPVISAEKAYHEQLSVAEITNSAFEPSSMMAKCDPRHGKYMACCLMYRGDVVPKDVNAAVATIKTKRTIQFVDWCPTGFKCGINYQPPTVVPGGDLAKVQRAVCMISNSTSVAEVFSRIDHKFDLMYAKRAFVHWYVGEGMEEGEFSEAREDLAALEKDYEEVGAESAEGEDDEGDEY, from the exons ATGAGAGAGTGCATCTCAATCCACATTGGTCAGGCTGGTATTCAGGTCGGCAATGCCTGCTGGGAACTTTACTGCCTCGAGCACGGCATCCag CCTGATGGCCAAATGCCAGGTGACAAGACTGTTGGCGGAGGTGACGATGCCTTCAACACCTTTTTCAGTGAAACTGGTGCTGGGAAGCACGTCCCTCGTGCTGTCTTTGTTGACCTTGAGCCCACTGTCATTGATGAAGTGAGGACCGGAACTTACCGCCAGCTCTTCCACCCTGAGCAGCTCATCAGTGGCAAGGAAGATGCTGCCAACAACTTTGCCCGTGGTCATTATACCA TTGGCAAGGAGATTGTTGATCTGTGTTTGGACCGTATCAGAAAGCTTGCTGACAACTGCACTGGCCTCCAAGGATTCCTCGTCTTCAATGCTGTTGGTGGAGGCACTGGTTCTGGGCTTGGATCCCTTCTCCTGGAACGTTTGTCCGTTGACTACGGCAAGAAATCAAAGTTGGGTTTCACTGTCTACCCTTCTCCACAGGTTTCCACATCTGTTGTTGAGCCTTACAACAGTGTCCTGTCTACCCATTCCCTCCTGGAACACACTGATGTGGCTGTACTTTTGGACAATGAGGCCATCTATGACATATGTAGGCGGTCCCTTGACATTGAGCGACCCACCTACACCAACCTCAATCGCCTTGTCTCTCAG GTGATATCTTCTTTGACTGCCTCTCTGAGGTTTGATGGTGCCTTGAATGTGGATGTGACTGAATTTCAGACCAACTTGGTCCCCTACCCCAGAATCCACTTCATGCTTTCCTCTTATGCACCAGTCATCTCTGCTGAGAAGGCATATCACGAACAACTCTCAGTAGCTGAAATAACCAACAGTGCATTCGAGCCATCATCTATGATGGCCAAGTGTGATCCTCGCCATGGCAAGTACATGGCTTGCTGCCTGATGTACCGTGGTGATGTTGTGCCTAAGGATGTCAATGCTGCTGTTGCTACTATCAAGACGAAGCGCACCATTCAGTTTGTTGACTGGTGCCCCACTGGATTCAAGTGCGGTATCAACTACCAGCCCCCCACTGTCGTTCCAGGAGGTGACCTTGCCAAGGTGCAGAGGGCTGTTTGCATGATCTCCAACTCTACCAGTGTGGCGGAGGTGTTCTCCCGCATTGATCACAAGTTTGACCTCATGTATGCCAAGCGTGCCTTCGTGCATTGGTATGTGGGTGAGGGTATGGAGGAAGGAGAATTCTCCGAGGCTCGCGAGGACCTTGCTGCCCTGGAAAAGGATTATGAGGAGGTTGGTGCAGAGTCTGCTGAGGGCGAGGATGATGAAGGTGATGAGTACTAA
- the LOC133880894 gene encoding protein SHORT HYPOCOTYL IN WHITE LIGHT 1: protein MSLSVTLSAPSLSSFPRYQRRNLPTNFSFKSSLCQFRSLETLPRLHASRRNSNFPPGSEGLGDDPRNWSRSIVSEFDDDEDEEEDEDEDEDRSFDLLVRFVQNVFKKISRRARRAVRSVLPIAISTKLVGFSVNGVLVLAFLWVLKAFLEVICTLGSVVFVSILLIRGIWTGITYLQEGRHQKVNEFDGDHRAWTGTQPST, encoded by the exons ATGTCATTGTCGGTGACTCTCTCGGCCCCCTCGCTCTCCTCTTTCCCTCGATACCAACGGCGAAACCTTCCAACCAATTTCTCTTTCAAATCCTCCCTCTGTCAATTCCGCTCCTTGGAAACCCTCCCTCGTCTTCACGCTTCTAGACGGAACTCCAATTTCCCGCCG ggCAGTGAAGGTCTTGGAGATGATCCTCGCAATTGGAGCCGTTCGATCGTGTCCGAGTTCGACGATGACGAGGATGAAGAGGAAGACGAGGACGAGGACGAAGATAGGAGTTTCGATCTGCTTGTTCGGTTTGTTCAGAACGTCTTCAAGAAGATCTCCAGGCGAGCCCGCAGGGCCGTACGATCAGTTTTGCCCATTGCTATTTCTACCAAACTG GTCGGGTTTTCTGTCAATGGAGTCTTAGTTCTGGCATTTCTGTGGGTCTTGAAGGCATTTCTTGAG GTTATTTGCACTCTTGGAAGTGTAGTGTTTGTAAGCATCTTACTTATTCGTGGGATATGGACTGGGATAACTTACTTACAAGAAGGCCGCCACCAGAAGGTGAATGAATTTGATGGTGATCACCGTGCATGGACGGGTACACAGCCTTCAACTTGA